catttaaaaaaaaaaaacagcttttccaACTGTACAATGCATTCGAGTGCATCAAAACATCCATGAACACAATCTGTTAGAGTGGAATGACAAACGTCTACCTCCTACTGTAAACTACAGACATGTTATTCAGGGCAGTACCTCAGTGTTAACACTTCAATATCGACACATAAATATATATCCTCACTCCTCAGTGAGTCTTACAAACACTACGGCCAGGTTCATCTCTGCTGGGTTCTAGCTTTAGGCCATCTTTAACTCAACAACAAGGAATTATAGCAGAGAAACGTGGTGGAAATGTGGCAGCTTATTATATCAAAGACTGTACAAGATAAGAGAATACACtctaattaaaaagaaaaaacaatggatggaagtttgttgtgtttcaaaaTTGTCCTCTCAGTTCGTGGTAAAGAGGTAAAGTGTTCTGAAGGCAGCAGGGCTCTTTAAACATCTCCCTCCTCTCTAAGCTATGGCCTTGGCCTCAGGCAGGAACGCCTCCCAGAACTTTATAAGCTGCAAAACAGAAGGAAAGAACAAGGATTCAGTTCAAAGGTGCTGATAGGAAGACAGGATGTCAGTAAATGCTGATTGTTACCATGGAGACATCATCATCAGGAGCTGCTGATTTTAAATATGAGCATCGACAGGCAGGTTCTGTTTAAAACTACcacctaaaaataaataagtcataTTTTACATTGAAGTTAACCCTGCTGCAAAAAtgcttcacttttatttttagtttctaaataaatatagatgatttttgctgtttttctataGTTGGGTTTTACAGATTACAGATAtagaatatttttaattattagttttttattatttatatataaatatgttatttttgctaatttctTTCCTATATTTGGGTGTTACAGGATTAAAGAAGTTTTCCTGTTAAAAGCaggtaatgtgtaaatgaacaGCGATGTGTTGTGTCTGCATCCCAGCAGAACACGACAAGAACACGAATAAAGTGTTCATTCCATCACAGGACAGGCCTGATGGGATCATTCGGACATTTACTTTAATCAGCCAACTTAAATCCAACCCTACAGCCTGACAGCGCCAATATTTAATACTCATAGTTAAAAGAATAGTTTTATGTGCTGAACAGAACATTTAACACgattaaaatgtgatgaaatataATTATTACCCGTTGCTGGGACTGCAGCATCGCCTCCAGATACTTCATAATCTGGCTCTTGAAGTCCTtagctttttctttctgcaaaGACAAACGTGTCGTCACGTCTCAAGCTGTTAAATGAAGAAGTGAGGAGGAAGAATTCACTTCCACGGTGCACGGAGAAGGAAAACATTCTGAAGACTAAAAGCAGGAAGACTCGTCTGTAAAGAACAGCTTCACTCGTTCATCCTGGAGCCTCCATCGCAGTGAAACACATTATttcatgattattattttacattcacaCTGACCTAACAGATTGTTAGATAAAGAATATGGTCATGTGGTCTCAGTTGTCAGAATCCTCCAGAAAAAGCTAATTCTGTCAACCTCACTGTGTGACGAGAGGCACAGTCTGAGGATCATCACAACCAAGGAGATTAATCCTCTGAGCAACATGAAGATCTGCATAGAATTTCAATCCATCCCATAAATACAGATCCCAGGACTCCTTATGTATACGATGGAATATAAACTGAAGATGGAGAAACTGAATGAACACATTCAACGTGTGGATTACACATTCTGTAGACACTAAAAACTCTGTGCAAGATCAGCCTTTTTCTACTTACTAAAGAATTCTGTGATATAGATCAACCTGTGCAGTATCACCGTTTCCTCTATTAATATTCTACTTTCCAATACCACAAACACAGGAGGTCCTCATCTTAcgtcagagttctgttcctacacATCGATACAAGTCAGTTTTCACCATAAGTCTGAACTCTGGTGTaaccaaaatgtaaacaaatccgTTCCGTGCATCACGACatccatcagttcttcataaagtcatgaataccaaccaCTTTCATgtatgtatgaatcattttactagaagataacagaatattgtaacagactgatgttgttgttgatgttgaggttttaatgtttattgttcagttccagatttacctgatgtcagtgaacgtgtcatgtttagttagctcacctctgattggctgagagtcagcagtagagagagctgggaacggcggctaattctggagctaagttatgggtttttctagttgttctggagctaagttatggggttttctagttgttctggagctaagttatggggttttctagttgttctggagctaagttatggggttttctagttgttctggagctaagttatggggttttctagttcttatggagctaagttatgggtttttctagttcttatggagctaagttatggggtttttctagttcttatggagctaagttatgggtttttctagttcttatggagctaagttatggggttttctagttattctggagctaagttatggggttttctagttcttctggagctaagttatggggttttctagttattctggagctaagttatggggttttctagttcttctggagctaagttatggggttttctagttattctggcgttggctacggtccacagtatcctgtgtgaaggttcaataaaccagcagagaaccagataaagtctcactcattcatcacagagggtcactacaacatgttgacctgtttttacatcctgacccatgttggtcggtgtttctgttcccagttttttattctgtctaatttcacttccatggagacgactttccttttcttaaagcatcagaagagtctgacttacactgggagccataatgaaggtaaaaagtcagtgaatgcagcacaatccaaggtggagaaCAGACAgaggatggaaacaaagccgtctgatagcggtgtgtgacgacgtattcatccgctcatcaactagttccatgtaaccagttcagACGTAACGCTGCAGGTCAAGGACGTTGTAAATCGAGGACTTCCTGTATGTGTAATATTGGTGTTTTCCAAACCCATaacatttgttttctgtgcCACATCTGAATTTGTACACATGAAAGAGTCAGTACTTGTGTCTATTTTTATTCTCTCCTGATGCTCCCCACATGTCTGCTGTCCCCACCGTGGAATAAAGGCTGATACTATCTCATCTCTCTACAGAAAAGCTGCCCAAAGTAGAGAGAACACAGCAGCAGACCATTTTAGATTCCCTGTAATGACCTCAGTGAAAGGCCTAAAGGTGAAACTTTATTGATTCTATAATGAAGCTGTTTTTATGcaataaatggaaaaacatttttcaacaaaccTCAAATCTGAGAACCTCCTTGCGTACAGTCATGCCAATCCTGTCAAAGTCTCTCTCGTACTGAGTGACTCTGGACTCCCACTgagcaggaggaagaaaacaggaattaaTACGTGGTATTTAAGAACATGTGATGTCAAAAGACCAGCTTTAGGATTCTGTTCAGCACATCAGCTGCTATCTCTGAGGGACGCCTGTCACATGtcagaaaacaggaacaaatTCAATCTGAAAACAATAAACTGAGAAATAACTGGTGGAAATAAAACACCAGCAGGTACAGAGGTAGAACTAAATATCAAACAGGGTACAGAACATGTTGCAAAGCGACCTTCTAAGGGCCGAGGTGACGTCTTAAAATAGCTCCTTTATCTGACCCAGCAGCCAGAAAGCAGATATTCAGCCTCTGGCTCAGTGATTAAATGTCAGGAGACCAAATCTTCTCCCCTCTGGAAGCAGTCAGCTGGGTGGAATGAAAAGGTTTCCAACgactgagacaaaaacaaaagcccACTCTAAACAGACTTCTTTTTCTGAGTGTTTTACTGGTTTTCTACTGGTGTGATCTTCAGTCTGTTGGAATTTAACCTGATGTGAATCCTGTGTTGTTGGAAAACTAATTCAGCTGTGAGCGGCTTCAggaagacgttttattttgtaGGAAGTTTTTGCTCAGTGTTTCTTAGATGGTTTAGAAAACTCTCCCAGCTTATAGAAGGAGGGACAGCTGACCAATGAAAAGGCTGTTCTGAATATCCTTCACGAtaaacagcagctgctgctgtcttccATGCTGTAAGCATAGAAGTGATGTTCAACAGTTCCAGTATTTTCCATGACTATCAGCAGAAAGTAAAAGCCTCTAAAGCCTGCCTCGGTACCTCAGTGATCTCCTCCTTGGCCTGCTGCAGTTTCTCGGGTTTGTTGGCCCACAGCAGCTTGGCCTCGGCCTCCCTCTTCTTCTGGAGTGTGCTCTGAGCCTCCTGCCATCGCTGCCACGCCCGCATGCGCTGGTCAAAGCATCCCTGAGGACCCACAGCACATCAGACAACAGCTGCAACACAACCGGATCATTACACCTTCAGGAGCATGCTGGCAGTAAAACTGTGGCCTGGAACGACGCTGAAGACACCACGGAGCTCAGAGAGAAGCTACATCCTGACAACTACTGCTAAAACCAGCTCAGATACACTCATATACAGAtaattctgtctcttttctgtgATGACACTTGgaagtaaaatgaataaaaacctgCTCTTTTTACTGGGTTTTACTGGGAGCTTAAACCTGCAGGTGGAACTTTTGTCTCCCCCTTTTGGTCGTAGgaataattacacaaacatcGTCAATGTGTTCTTCAGACGTGGGACTCTCTGTGAACCTCTTTCTTTCTACTCTGAGCATCAGAAACGTTTCTTGGCGGTTCCTTCTAGGTTTGTCTGTCGTCTAATCCGTCTCCGTCTCTACAGTAGTTTTGCTGCTCAGCTCTGACTAACCAATCACTGATGGCCTCAGACTCCACATTTAAACCTCCAGTATTCTGCTGAAGGCTTCATTGTTTGAAGGTATCTGGCAGGGGATGGAACAGAAGTAATGTGTATGGAAGAGTCCTCTCCAGCTGTAAAATATTCATGTGCCTTTTTCTTATTCTAGTATCAGGAGCTACATAAACTTTACTTTTCCAGGCCTCTCTCCCTTCCTTTACTGCTGTCTATTCTCACCCTCACAGCCCCCAGCAGCCGGATGTAGTCCGAGAGCAGCTCTGCAAAGATGAAGAAGTCGCTGGCTGCCTGCTCCTGATGCAGCTGCTCCATCTTGTCCTCCACCTCTGCCAGCTGGGACAGGGCTCTGGACAGGGCGGTGTTGTCCTCGGAGTTCCCCAGCATGGCCATACTTTTGGCAAACACCGCCGTGTTCCCACACAGCTCTGGTGAGGAAGgaggaaacagaacaatgatTGTTTGGCCCTAAACGACCGGCAGCTGGACTAAACTCTCCTCTGTCTGCAGATGAAACTACCAGAACAGCAGGACAGAAGCAGCTCACCCTTCCGGTGGTTGACCAGCGAGTCGACCACAGCGTGAAGCTTCCTCAGCTGCTGCTCCTCAGCCTCCACCTCCTGGAACTTATCCTCAAACCACTGAGacacagagacaagaagattTTAAAGACCACAGATTCATCCTGTCTGGTCTGATCTGACAGACCTGTTTGTTTAGCTGCGATGTTAAATCATTCAGTGATGGTATGAAGTTAACACAAACACGCAAACTAAAACAGGAGTCCAGTGCTCCCTGGTCATATCACAGTTCACTTTTCACCGTCTCACTGTATGGCAGATTTTTAAGTTTCATTTGGTATCATGGATTTTTCGCAACATCACAGGATTTTGCTGTAATTaggtattttatatatttattactgTGAGGAGATGCATTGAAGAACAACTGGAGAAAGGAAATCTGCCTTTTATGCACTCTGCAACTgccagatgcttttattttgacacacagtGAGCAGCAGGAAGTGATGAAACACACGTCACATCACGGTCCTGACAACAGaacactgaaccaaactaaccaggctgactaaaccacaaaaacacaataaaacacaaacaccactAACACTGGAACACGAACATGAACCACAATAATGACTTTAAACCCCCAACACCCCCAACTCCCATgatgcattgcagcacaacagttcagtcaCAGACCGGCTCTGACATCGCTGCATTATTTTAATTAGCTTTGTGgtaaaatttgcattttctacactaaaaaattaaaaacaacacaaaaaatcaataaataataataaaaacatattttaagaatatttgatgtaaataaaaagCATAGCATCCAGCGCTGGGCCCTGATTGGCTCAGAGACCAGCGCTGGGCCCTGATTGGCTCAGAGACCAGCGCTGGGCCCTGATTGGCTCAGAGACCAGCGCTGGGCCCTGATTGGCTCAGAGACCAGCGCTGGGCCCTGATTGGCTCAGAGACCAGCGCTGGGCCCTGATTGGCTCAGAGACCAgcgctgggctctgattggctcagagatGGTAGCAtcatctcctctgtctcctgttCAGCAGCATTCAGCATCTGGCCTCCGTTTCACAGACGTCTGATCGCTGCATAGTGCTGCTCTGAGGTGTGaggagggtttataaagcctttaaatgtaaagaaataataatttaaatatggTCACTACTTCACGTATTTTCGTCTGGATCGTACGTAACCCTACCATAGACCAGGGACCGCTGTACTCAAACACGCCatagaaataacagtgaatgtTTGGCATATCAGATGTTTCTCTGTCTGCATCTTTTCTGGTGCCTCCTTTGATCTTTCAGGGTTTATTCAGAAACGAAATGAGCTCCAGTGTCTGAAACCTGTAGAAGTCCTTACAGTGTCAGATTCATTCATCTTGATGGTCATCTTGTTGACAGCGTCTGATGCCTTATTGATCATTTTGAGGAAACCAGCTCCACTCAGAGCCTGAGTGTTCACCGCTCTGggaagctgaaaacacacagaggctCAGATGTTAGCTCAGATGCTAGCTCAGATGCTAGCTCAGATGCTAGCTCATCAGGTGCTTTAAGAAAACGTCACATTCAACAATCAAACTGGAAACTTCTTCAGGACCAACTACTGAAAACATCGAGTTCATTCaactaaaaatgattttatgttGTAAAACACTCACATCATCTCTCTCCAGGAACTCACGGACGTCAGGATCTTGTAGCAGCGACGGATGACACACAACTCTCTGAAGATACCTGCAGAGCACAGCAGTAACACCATGAAGGGAGTAGAAGTAGTACAGATTAAAAACTAAAGCATAAAGACACCCAGGATCCTAAACTAAACCTCCAGACTATCAGACAGTCATTCATCTGTACTGAAGGGTAAAACATTCCTGTTTAGGTCACCATGAGCCTGGAGGCTGAAGAGTCCATCCAGGGTTTATAAGTTTAGTTTAAATgttagattaaacctttaaaggAGTGCTGGAAGGGAACAGTGCTCATAAAAGGCTGAGATAATGAGGGTCATGGAGCTGCAGCACTGAAAGGAGAACGCcagtaaataaaagaaacacttggacccaaaaacagcagaattaaGAAGTTAATAGGCCACATTCTGCTCTACTGCCCCCTACTGGACAGGAGTCAACACCGTATTGTATAATAGTATAAAAACAGCTGTTGCTCCGTCATACATCAGCAGATTAATCTGTCAAACCTCTGCTGGTCTTATGACAACGCTAGAACAACTGACGGTCTGAAGAAATCGTTGAGCTACTGGGACTAAAAGCTGTGTGTAGTTCATGTGGAAACGTGGCGTTAGAATACTGTGTGGATCATCATCACCTCTCCAGAGCTGCTCTTCTTCTCTCCACAAACTCCACTGATGACGGGTCGTCCATCCCAACCTTTACTTTAGTCATTCCTGTGGGTAGAAATCACGGTtacaagaggggaaaaaaaaaaacatgaaacacagtAAATAGAGGAGAGCAGGAAACCCACCTACAACGCTCTTCTCAGGAGGCAGTGGAATGATGCAGCCGTGGA
This genomic interval from Acanthochromis polyacanthus isolate Apoly-LR-REF ecotype Palm Island chromosome 2, KAUST_Apoly_ChrSc, whole genome shotgun sequence contains the following:
- the LOC110971132 gene encoding sorting nexin-1, coding for MAASSDRNPPPFPAAEDPEPGLTEPADGDSDEGEDIFVSKTNPVSVSRGVSQPDRGGEDPPDLFGEEEAGSTTAKSNGVHSDDDNDLFAEAQVELSTDKPGGSAQKELSASSTSTQSPAAMQPTSLEQLEEEEAKDSFDVDVAVTNPEKVGDGMNAYVAYKVSTRTSLTMFRSKTFSVRRRFSDFLGLYEKLSVKQSLHGCIIPLPPEKSVVGMTKVKVGMDDPSSVEFVERRRAALERYLQRVVCHPSLLQDPDVREFLERDDLPRAVNTQALSGAGFLKMINKASDAVNKMTIKMNESDTWFEDKFQEVEAEEQQLRKLHAVVDSLVNHRKELCGNTAVFAKSMAMLGNSEDNTALSRALSQLAEVEDKMEQLHQEQAASDFFIFAELLSDYIRLLGAVRGCFDQRMRAWQRWQEAQSTLQKKREAEAKLLWANKPEKLQQAKEEITEWESRVTQYERDFDRIGMTVRKEVLRFEKEKAKDFKSQIMKYLEAMLQSQQRLIKFWEAFLPEAKAIA